The Achromobacter deleyi genome has a window encoding:
- a CDS encoding Bug family tripartite tricarboxylate transporter substrate binding protein — MRFTRRHALGALAALPLISRPAWAQQNTFPTRPVRLLVGFAPGGLTDIAARALAERMGKTLKQNVVVENRPGGQAIIATVAVARAEPDGYTLGFAGTNGMILNPLLYNNLPYQASDFKQLGSMGKSPMLLIVHPGLGVKNVQEFIALAKQKPGDITCAHAGRGVINHLALLHFQSKTGTQFQDVPYKGSGPALLDLMAGTVQSTFDFPTSALANIKSGKLQVLAVTADKRLSSLPDVPTMKEAGVDDFELYTRMMISGPAAMPANVVKVLEQAVREGTRDPSLVQQFADQGVAVEFTSSADLDKVIADESAMWAQVIKANGVAKTDLKA, encoded by the coding sequence ATGCGATTCACCCGCCGTCATGCCCTGGGCGCGCTTGCCGCGCTGCCCCTGATCTCGCGCCCGGCCTGGGCCCAGCAGAACACGTTTCCGACCCGGCCCGTGCGCCTGCTGGTGGGCTTTGCTCCCGGCGGCCTGACCGACATCGCGGCGCGCGCCCTGGCCGAACGCATGGGCAAGACGCTCAAGCAAAACGTGGTGGTCGAGAACCGCCCGGGCGGGCAGGCCATCATCGCCACCGTGGCGGTCGCGCGTGCCGAGCCCGACGGCTACACGCTGGGCTTCGCGGGCACCAACGGGATGATCCTGAATCCCTTGCTCTACAACAACCTGCCGTACCAGGCGTCGGACTTCAAGCAGCTGGGCTCGATGGGCAAGTCGCCCATGCTGCTGATCGTGCATCCCGGCCTGGGTGTGAAGAACGTGCAGGAATTCATTGCGCTGGCCAAGCAGAAGCCCGGCGACATCACCTGCGCGCACGCGGGCCGCGGCGTGATCAATCACCTGGCCCTGCTGCATTTCCAGTCCAAGACCGGAACCCAGTTCCAGGACGTGCCCTACAAGGGCAGCGGTCCGGCGCTGCTGGACCTGATGGCCGGCACCGTGCAAAGCACCTTCGACTTTCCGACGTCGGCGCTCGCGAACATCAAGTCGGGCAAGCTGCAGGTACTGGCCGTCACCGCCGACAAGCGCCTGTCCAGCCTGCCGGACGTGCCCACCATGAAAGAGGCGGGCGTGGATGACTTCGAGCTCTACACCCGCATGATGATTTCCGGGCCGGCCGCCATGCCCGCCAATGTCGTGAAGGTGCTGGAGCAGGCCGTGCGCGAAGGCACGCGCGATCCCAGCCTGGTGCAGCAGTTCGCGGATCAGGGCGTGGCCGTGGAGTTCACGTCGTCGGCGGACCTGGACAAGGTCATCGCTGACGAGTCCGCCATGTGGGCCCAGGTCATCAAGGCCAACGGCGTGGCCAAAACCGATCTGAAGGCATAA
- a CDS encoding winged helix-turn-helix domain-containing tetratricopeptide repeat protein: MLLVFDDCVLDLERRELARASQVVATAPQVFDLLVYLAENRERVVSRDDLIGAVWGGRIISESTLASHINAVRKAVGDNGNEQRVIRTVARKGFRFIADITSPARETMGLPGAGPAPLPEPATAAPALPAKPSIAVLPFVNLSADPEQDYLADGVVEDIIAALSQNRWLFVVARNSSFTYKSRVVDVKQVGRELGVRYVLEGSWRTAKGGPAAHHRVRITGQLIDATTGAHHWAGRFEGVLDDIFELQDQVTQSVVGAIAPQLERAEIERAIRKPTGSLDAYDYYLRGMAKLHQGTRETIDQALPLFHQAIQSDPNFAPAHAMAAWCHCWRKVNGWMSDRPREMAEGASLARRAIELDKSDAVALTRAGHALSHLTGDLPAGIALLDKALVLNPNLAAAWFLGAFLKLWHGETDEAIEHFAHGMRLSPLDPELYRMQAGMATAHLFMGRYDAAITWSEKALRDLPSFLMAVAIVAASHALAGRTDEARRAMTHLRELDPALRVSNITDWLPIHRPDNLATLAGGLRQAGLPE; the protein is encoded by the coding sequence ATGCTATTGGTGTTTGACGATTGCGTGCTGGACCTGGAGCGGCGGGAGCTTGCCCGCGCTTCCCAGGTCGTTGCCACCGCCCCCCAGGTTTTCGACCTGCTGGTCTACCTGGCGGAAAACCGCGAGCGCGTGGTCAGCCGGGACGACCTGATCGGCGCGGTCTGGGGCGGACGGATCATCTCCGAATCCACCCTGGCCAGCCACATCAACGCGGTGCGCAAGGCCGTCGGCGACAACGGCAACGAACAGCGCGTCATACGGACCGTGGCCCGCAAGGGGTTCCGGTTCATCGCCGATATCACCTCCCCTGCCCGGGAAACCATGGGCCTGCCCGGCGCCGGACCGGCCCCTCTGCCTGAACCTGCTACGGCCGCCCCCGCCCTGCCGGCCAAGCCGTCGATTGCCGTCCTGCCCTTTGTGAACCTCAGCGCCGACCCGGAGCAGGACTACCTGGCGGACGGCGTGGTGGAAGACATCATCGCCGCGCTGTCGCAAAACCGCTGGCTGTTCGTCGTGGCGCGCAATTCCAGCTTTACCTACAAGTCCCGCGTGGTGGACGTAAAGCAGGTCGGCCGCGAGCTGGGCGTGCGATATGTGCTGGAAGGCAGCTGGCGCACGGCCAAAGGCGGCCCGGCGGCACACCACCGCGTGCGCATCACCGGCCAGCTCATCGACGCGACCACCGGCGCGCACCATTGGGCCGGCCGTTTCGAAGGCGTGCTGGACGACATATTCGAGCTTCAGGACCAGGTGACCCAGAGCGTGGTCGGCGCGATCGCGCCGCAACTCGAGCGCGCGGAGATCGAACGCGCGATCCGCAAGCCCACCGGCAGCCTGGACGCCTACGATTACTACCTGCGCGGCATGGCCAAGCTGCATCAAGGAACGCGGGAGACCATCGACCAGGCCCTGCCGCTCTTTCACCAGGCCATCCAGTCCGACCCGAACTTTGCTCCGGCCCATGCCATGGCGGCGTGGTGCCATTGCTGGCGCAAGGTGAACGGCTGGATGAGCGACCGTCCGCGCGAGATGGCGGAAGGCGCCAGCCTCGCCCGCCGCGCCATCGAACTGGACAAGAGCGATGCGGTCGCGCTTACCCGGGCCGGCCATGCGCTGAGCCACCTTACCGGTGACCTCCCCGCCGGCATCGCCTTGCTGGACAAGGCGCTGGTGCTTAATCCCAATCTGGCGGCGGCGTGGTTCCTGGGCGCGTTTCTCAAGCTCTGGCATGGCGAGACCGACGAAGCCATCGAGCACTTCGCGCACGGCATGCGCCTGAGCCCCCTGGACCCGGAGCTGTACCGGATGCAGGCCGGCATGGCGACCGCCCACCTGTTCATGGGACGCTACGACGCCGCGATCACGTGGTCGGAAAAGGCGCTGCGCGATCTGCCGAGCTTCCTGATGGCGGTCGCCATCGTCGCGGCCAGCCACGCACTTGCGGGGCGAACGGACGAAGCACGGCGCGCAATGACGCATTTGCGCGAGCTGGACCCGGCCCTGCGGGTTTCGAACATCACGGACTGGCTGCCCATCCACCGCCCGGACAATCTGGCGACCCTGGCCGGCGGCCTCAGGCAGGCGGGGCTGCCGGAATAG
- a CDS encoding MaoC family dehydratase translates to MASTQSPQPLFYEDLAVGDVFISEPYPLDAEQVIRFAEQFDPQPFHLDAEAAKDSFFQGLAASGWHTAAITMRLLVQSVPLAGGVIGAGVEISWTRPTRPGDALQVTSTIVSITPSRSKPDRGIVVLESITSNQLGEDVQKLVSKVLCFKRPAQGAIPAAPPA, encoded by the coding sequence ATGGCATCAACGCAAAGCCCGCAGCCGCTCTTCTATGAAGACCTCGCGGTCGGAGACGTGTTCATCAGCGAGCCATACCCGCTGGACGCGGAGCAGGTGATCCGGTTCGCCGAGCAGTTCGATCCCCAGCCTTTCCATCTGGACGCCGAAGCGGCGAAGGACTCGTTCTTTCAGGGGCTGGCCGCCAGCGGATGGCATACCGCGGCGATCACCATGCGCCTGCTGGTTCAGAGCGTGCCCCTGGCGGGCGGAGTCATCGGCGCCGGCGTCGAGATCAGCTGGACGCGGCCCACCCGGCCGGGCGACGCGTTGCAGGTGACCAGCACGATCGTCAGCATTACCCCGTCGCGTTCCAAACCGGATCGCGGGATCGTTGTGCTGGAGAGCATCACGTCGAACCAGCTCGGCGAAGACGTGCAGAAGCTGGTGAGCAAGGTCCTCTGCTTCAAGAGGCCTGCGCAAGGCGCTATTCCGGCAGCCCCGCCTGCCTGA
- a CDS encoding acyl-CoA thioesterase/bile acid-CoA:amino acid N-acyltransferase family protein, with product MTQPRISVAPERALIDVERDIRIEGFPAYAFITVTASMQMCGAAWRSETVFVAGHDGRLDLSRDCPVSGAYAEPAAMGIVWSMVCQDMDRVVFPPDRTDTLTVHIRATSGALSAEATLIQDFMAEGVTHRSVREDLGGMTLSGELYVPAGPGPHPVVIYMNGSSGGVNAPRAALFAARGYQCLALAIFNYDGRPKYLNDMPLEYFEAALKWVRKSLQPRDGFVAVSGISRGGETSLLAASHYPELVSAVVAYVPSPVMHGVVSAGEPGTGRDAQVWTKHGEPLPHLWQDNATADWEAAYASEPPYRQTLAFLSATRDAAAVERARIPVENYPGPVMLISASDDGFWPSTAYSEMVVRQRQAHALPSFHYVCAGAGHHVHYPHLPATLINKPHAMSGLLLDAGGTPSANARGNEGSYRAMLDFLAQAQRGQGGSE from the coding sequence GTGACACAGCCCCGTATCTCTGTTGCGCCCGAACGCGCCCTGATCGATGTCGAGCGCGATATCCGCATCGAAGGTTTCCCGGCCTACGCCTTCATCACCGTCACGGCCAGCATGCAGATGTGCGGCGCGGCCTGGCGTTCCGAAACCGTGTTCGTGGCGGGCCACGACGGCCGCCTGGACCTGAGCCGGGACTGCCCGGTATCCGGCGCCTATGCCGAGCCGGCCGCGATGGGCATCGTGTGGTCCATGGTGTGCCAGGACATGGACCGCGTGGTGTTCCCGCCCGACAGGACCGACACGCTGACCGTGCACATCCGCGCCACCAGCGGCGCGCTCTCGGCCGAGGCCACGCTGATCCAGGACTTCATGGCCGAAGGCGTCACTCACCGTTCCGTGCGCGAAGACCTGGGCGGCATGACCCTGTCGGGCGAGCTCTATGTTCCCGCCGGGCCGGGCCCGCATCCCGTCGTCATCTACATGAACGGTTCTTCGGGCGGCGTGAACGCGCCGCGCGCCGCCTTGTTCGCCGCCCGCGGCTACCAGTGCCTGGCGCTGGCGATCTTCAACTACGACGGACGCCCCAAGTATTTGAACGACATGCCGCTGGAATACTTCGAAGCGGCGTTGAAGTGGGTGCGCAAGTCCTTGCAACCGCGGGACGGCTTCGTGGCCGTGTCGGGCATCAGCCGGGGAGGCGAGACCTCGCTGCTGGCGGCCTCGCACTATCCGGAACTGGTGAGCGCCGTCGTGGCCTATGTGCCGTCGCCCGTGATGCACGGAGTGGTCAGTGCCGGCGAGCCCGGCACGGGACGCGACGCCCAGGTATGGACCAAGCACGGCGAGCCCCTGCCGCACTTGTGGCAGGACAACGCCACGGCCGACTGGGAAGCGGCGTATGCGTCCGAGCCGCCTTATCGCCAGACCCTGGCCTTCCTGAGCGCGACACGCGATGCCGCCGCGGTCGAGCGCGCGCGCATTCCAGTCGAGAACTACCCCGGGCCGGTGATGCTGATCAGCGCGTCGGACGACGGCTTCTGGCCCAGCACGGCGTACTCGGAAATGGTGGTGCGCCAGCGCCAGGCGCACGCGCTGCCGTCGTTCCACTATGTATGCGCCGGGGCGGGCCACCATGTCCACTATCCCCATCTGCCCGCCACCTTGATCAACAAACCGCATGCGATGTCGGGACTGCTGCTGGACGCGGGCGGCACGCCGTCGGCGAACGCCCGTGGCAACGAGGGGTCCTATCGCGCCATGCTGGACTTCCTGGCGCAGGCGCAACGCGGGCAGGGCGGCTCCGAATAA
- a CDS encoding M20 family metallopeptidase: MNARIPEDALPPTLDPKALQAFVDDKWDNEIIPALTDYIAIPAKSPAFDADWEKNAFIERVVRDAAQWVEAQKVSGLKLEVVRLPGRTPVIFFDAPATRSDNGDTILLYGHLDKQPEFSGWRAGLGPWTPKYEDGKLYGRGGADDGYAVYASLTAIMALDKQGVPRPRCVGIVETCEESGSYDLLPYVDALRDRLGNVALVVCLDSGAGSYDQLWMTTSLRGMVAGTLEVQVLDEGVHSGDSSGVVPSSFRILRHLLDRLEDSATGRLLPQSLHCEIPAERIEQVSATARILGDEVWRRFPWSCGAEGGFVLPMTTEPEEALLNRTWRPTLSVTGAEGLPPLSSAGNVLRPRTAFKLSLRLPPLVDAVAASQEIKELLEADAPYNAKVIFKANEGAATGWNAPASVPWLTQALDAASQQYYGSPCGYIGQGGTIPLMSILQKGFPKAQFMVCGVLGPKSNAHGPNEFLHVPYGKKLTAAVAQTMAAMPAA, encoded by the coding sequence ATGAACGCACGCATCCCCGAAGACGCACTGCCGCCCACCCTGGACCCGAAGGCCCTCCAGGCCTTTGTTGACGACAAGTGGGACAACGAGATCATCCCCGCGCTGACCGACTACATCGCCATCCCGGCCAAGAGCCCGGCGTTTGACGCCGACTGGGAAAAGAATGCGTTCATCGAACGCGTGGTGCGCGATGCGGCGCAATGGGTGGAAGCGCAGAAGGTCTCGGGCCTGAAGCTGGAAGTGGTGCGCCTGCCGGGCCGCACGCCCGTCATCTTCTTCGACGCGCCCGCCACCCGCAGCGACAACGGCGACACGATCCTGCTGTACGGCCACCTGGACAAGCAGCCTGAATTCTCGGGCTGGCGCGCGGGCCTGGGCCCGTGGACGCCCAAGTACGAAGACGGCAAGCTCTATGGCCGCGGCGGCGCCGACGACGGCTATGCCGTGTACGCCTCGCTGACCGCCATCATGGCGCTGGACAAGCAGGGCGTGCCACGGCCGCGCTGCGTGGGCATCGTCGAAACCTGTGAAGAATCCGGCAGCTACGACCTCCTGCCCTATGTGGACGCGCTGCGCGACCGCCTGGGCAACGTGGCCCTGGTGGTGTGCCTGGACTCGGGCGCCGGCAGCTACGACCAGCTCTGGATGACCACGTCGCTGCGCGGCATGGTGGCCGGCACGCTGGAAGTCCAGGTGCTGGACGAAGGCGTGCACTCGGGCGACTCCAGCGGCGTCGTGCCGTCGTCGTTCCGCATCCTGCGCCACCTGCTGGACCGCCTGGAAGACAGCGCCACCGGCCGCCTGCTGCCGCAAAGCCTGCATTGCGAAATCCCGGCCGAGCGCATCGAGCAGGTGTCCGCCACCGCCCGCATCCTGGGCGACGAAGTCTGGCGCCGTTTCCCCTGGAGCTGCGGCGCGGAAGGCGGCTTCGTGCTGCCCATGACGACCGAACCCGAAGAGGCCCTGCTGAACCGCACCTGGCGCCCGACCCTGTCGGTGACCGGCGCCGAAGGTCTGCCGCCCTTGTCCAGCGCCGGCAATGTGCTGCGTCCGCGCACCGCGTTCAAGCTGTCGCTGCGCCTGCCGCCGCTGGTGGACGCCGTGGCCGCCTCGCAGGAAATCAAGGAACTGCTGGAAGCCGACGCGCCCTACAACGCCAAGGTCATCTTCAAGGCCAACGAAGGCGCAGCCACCGGCTGGAACGCGCCCGCGTCCGTGCCCTGGCTGACCCAGGCCCTGGATGCCGCATCCCAGCAATACTATGGCTCGCCTTGCGGCTACATCGGCCAGGGCGGCACCATTCCGCTGATGAGCATCCTGCAAAAGGGCTTCCCCAAGGCCCAGTTCATGGTTTGCGGCGTGCTGGGCCCCAAGTCCAACGCCCACGGCCCCAATGAATTCCTGCACGTGCCCTACGGCAAGAAGCTGACTGCAGCCGTGGCCCAGACCATGGCCGCCATGCCGGCCGCCTGA
- a CDS encoding tRNA U-34 5-methylaminomethyl-2-thiouridine biosynthesis protein, producing MTVVSAFLVPGSPLPQLRPDIAPWGRLAAAMRAAGAALAASRPDCVLVYSTQWMAVLDQLWITRARSTGLHVDENWHEFGELPFDIAGDVPLAQACVQACGPAGVRARGVDYDGFPIDTGTIAASTMMGFGGQSLPAVIAANNLYHDGGQTEALGRLAAECAGRLGKRVAVLGIGSLSNSMFREPVEPDRDRIISQADDDWNQRILGLMEAGDVAGLREQLPHYAREARADMGFKHFYWVLGALRGRLPRARVLEYAPLYGSGGAVVEFAA from the coding sequence ATGACCGTCGTATCCGCATTCCTCGTGCCGGGCAGCCCCTTGCCGCAACTGCGCCCCGACATCGCTCCCTGGGGCCGGCTTGCGGCCGCCATGCGCGCCGCCGGTGCGGCGCTGGCGGCCTCGCGTCCCGACTGCGTGCTGGTCTATTCCACGCAATGGATGGCCGTGCTGGACCAGCTCTGGATCACCCGCGCGCGCAGCACCGGTCTGCATGTGGACGAGAACTGGCACGAATTCGGAGAACTGCCGTTCGACATCGCCGGCGATGTGCCCTTGGCGCAGGCTTGCGTGCAGGCCTGCGGACCCGCGGGCGTGCGCGCGCGTGGCGTGGATTACGACGGCTTTCCGATAGACACCGGCACCATCGCGGCCAGCACCATGATGGGCTTTGGCGGCCAGTCCCTGCCGGCGGTGATCGCCGCGAACAATCTCTATCACGACGGCGGCCAGACCGAGGCGCTGGGCCGGCTGGCCGCCGAGTGCGCGGGCCGGTTGGGAAAGCGCGTGGCCGTGCTGGGCATCGGAAGCCTGTCGAATTCCATGTTCCGAGAGCCCGTGGAGCCGGATCGCGACCGCATCATCAGCCAGGCCGACGACGACTGGAACCAGCGGATCCTGGGGCTGATGGAGGCTGGGGATGTGGCAGGGCTGCGCGAGCAGCTTCCGCACTACGCGCGCGAGGCGCGGGCGGACATGGGATTCAAGCATTTCTACTGGGTGCTGGGGGCCCTGCGGGGCAGGCTCCCGCGCGCCAGGGTGCTCGAGTACGCCCCGCTATACGGAAGCGGAGGGGCGGTGGTGGAATTCGCGGCCTAG
- a CDS encoding DUF1415 domain-containing protein: protein MISTSDAYANVVAETRHWLTQAVIGLNLCPFAKAVQVKDQIRFAVSDATDAEGVLTDLQDELALLAEADPEKIDTTLLIIPDALDDFLDFNDFEDLSDRLLKRMRLVGELQVATFHPQFQFADTQPDDIENYTNRSPYPILHLLREDSIDRAVESFPEASEIYEKNIDTMHKLGLDGWKKLMTKA from the coding sequence ATGATTTCCACCTCCGATGCCTACGCGAATGTGGTCGCAGAAACCCGCCATTGGCTGACGCAGGCCGTGATCGGCCTGAACCTCTGTCCTTTCGCCAAGGCGGTGCAGGTCAAGGACCAGATCCGCTTTGCCGTCAGCGACGCCACCGACGCCGAAGGCGTCCTGACCGACCTGCAGGACGAACTTGCGCTGCTGGCCGAGGCCGATCCCGAAAAGATCGACACGACGCTGCTGATCATCCCCGACGCGCTGGACGACTTCCTGGACTTCAACGACTTCGAAGACCTGTCGGACCGCCTGCTCAAGCGCATGCGCCTGGTGGGCGAACTGCAGGTCGCCACCTTTCACCCGCAGTTCCAGTTTGCCGACACGCAGCCGGACGATATCGAGAACTACACCAACCGCTCGCCATACCCCATCCTGCACCTGCTGCGCGAAGACAGCATCGACCGCGCCGTGGAGTCTTTCCCCGAAGCGTCCGAGATCTACGAAAAGAACATCGACACGATGCACAAGCTGGGCCTGGACGGCTGGAAGAAGCTGATGACCAAGGCCTGA
- a CDS encoding UDP-N-acetylglucosamine 1-carboxyvinyltransferase, with translation MSNLIVHGGTPLRGRVIPSANKNAVLPILCATLLTDQPLRLHGVPDITDVRKILDIFRTLGSEVRLDDATRTLELHHRDTAFDAATHRLPEEMRSSIMLVPPLLARFGVARLEDNVKGCTLGVREIDPHVDIFRSFGGEVERTSGSLLVRATGPLKPTHHWLDYASVTTTENFVLCAAAAQGESTLTNAASEPHVQEFCRFMAMMGADIDGIGTSRLTVRGGGRLGGGEFTFEEDFHEITTFLALGAITGGDVVVRNSTPGNFPLIDRTFAKFGVQIVHQDGWSRALRSGPLKVQTPFTSNVLTKVEAAPWPYFPVDLLPIFIALGVCAEGNAMFWNKVYDGALGWTGELSKFGAHVFSSDPHRVVTFGGNPLTPAVVESPYIIRVAIALFMVASSIKGRSEIRNATPIRRAHPRFVENLRSLGVQVEWANEE, from the coding sequence ATGTCCAACCTCATCGTCCACGGTGGCACGCCCTTGCGCGGCCGCGTCATCCCCTCGGCCAACAAGAACGCGGTGCTGCCCATCCTGTGCGCCACGCTGCTGACCGACCAGCCGCTGCGGTTGCATGGCGTGCCGGACATCACGGATGTCCGCAAGATCCTGGACATCTTCCGCACGCTGGGCAGCGAGGTCCGGCTGGACGACGCGACCCGCACGCTGGAACTGCACCATCGCGACACCGCGTTCGACGCGGCCACGCACAGGCTCCCCGAGGAAATGCGCTCGTCTATCATGCTGGTGCCGCCGCTGCTGGCCCGCTTTGGCGTGGCGCGGCTGGAAGACAACGTCAAGGGCTGCACGCTGGGCGTGCGCGAGATCGATCCGCACGTGGACATCTTCCGTTCGTTCGGCGGCGAAGTGGAGCGCACCAGCGGGTCCTTGCTGGTGCGCGCGACCGGCCCGCTCAAGCCCACCCATCATTGGCTCGACTACGCGTCGGTGACCACGACCGAGAATTTCGTGCTGTGCGCGGCTGCGGCGCAAGGCGAGTCCACGCTGACGAACGCGGCCTCCGAGCCGCACGTGCAGGAATTCTGCCGCTTCATGGCCATGATGGGCGCCGACATCGACGGCATCGGCACGTCGCGCCTGACGGTGCGCGGCGGCGGGCGCCTGGGCGGCGGCGAGTTCACCTTCGAGGAAGACTTCCACGAGATCACGACTTTCCTGGCGCTGGGCGCGATCACGGGCGGCGACGTGGTGGTGCGCAACAGCACGCCGGGCAATTTCCCGCTGATCGACCGCACTTTCGCCAAATTCGGCGTGCAGATCGTGCACCAGGACGGCTGGTCGCGCGCGTTGCGCTCGGGTCCGCTGAAGGTGCAGACGCCCTTCACCAGCAACGTGCTGACCAAGGTCGAGGCGGCGCCGTGGCCGTACTTCCCGGTGGACCTGCTGCCCATCTTCATTGCGCTGGGCGTGTGCGCCGAGGGCAATGCGATGTTCTGGAACAAGGTCTACGACGGCGCGCTGGGCTGGACGGGCGAACTGTCCAAGTTCGGCGCCCATGTGTTCTCGTCGGACCCGCACCGGGTGGTGACCTTTGGCGGCAATCCGCTGACGCCGGCGGTGGTTGAAAGCCCCTACATCATCCGGGTGGCGATCGCCCTGTTCATGGTGGCCAGCAGCATCAAGGGCCGTTCGGAGATCCGCAACGCCACGCCGATCCGCCGCGCCCATCCGCGCTTCGTCGAGAACCTGCGCAGCCTGGGCGTGCAGGTCGAATGGGCCAACGAGGAATAG
- a CDS encoding YceI family protein, whose amino-acid sequence MKPISSLLLGAAALTLTVGAAAAPVTYDLDPSHTYPSFEADHFGGLSTWRGKFNKSSGVVVLDREARTGTVEVTVDINSVDFGHDEMNQHAVAPDIFDAAKYPTATFKGKFTKFDGDRPEEATGDLTLRGVTRQVKLDIDDFKCIDHPMLKREVCGADVSTKFNRKDFGLTFGLDMGFKPEVELEIQVEAARRP is encoded by the coding sequence ATGAAGCCGATCTCGTCCCTGTTGCTGGGCGCCGCCGCGCTGACGCTGACTGTTGGCGCCGCCGCCGCGCCGGTGACCTATGACCTGGATCCCTCGCATACCTACCCCAGCTTCGAAGCCGATCACTTCGGCGGCCTGTCGACCTGGCGGGGCAAGTTCAACAAGTCCAGCGGCGTGGTCGTGCTGGACCGCGAGGCGCGCACCGGCACGGTGGAGGTCACTGTCGACATCAATTCGGTGGACTTTGGCCACGACGAGATGAACCAGCACGCCGTCGCCCCGGACATCTTCGACGCGGCCAAGTACCCCACCGCCACGTTCAAGGGCAAGTTCACCAAGTTCGACGGGGACCGCCCCGAAGAAGCGACGGGCGACCTGACCCTGCGCGGCGTCACGCGCCAGGTCAAGCTGGATATCGACGATTTCAAGTGCATCGACCACCCCATGCTGAAGCGCGAGGTATGCGGCGCGGACGTGTCCACGAAGTTCAACCGCAAGGACTTTGGATTGACCTTCGGCCTGGACATGGGCTTCAAGCCCGAGGTGGAACTGGAGATCCAGGTCGAGGCCGCGCGGCGCCCCTGA
- the cnbCb gene encoding 2-aminophenol 1,6-dioxygenase subunit beta, producing MKDGEILSGFLAPHPPHLVYGENPPQNEPRSQGGWETLRWAYEHARDSIERLKPDVLLVHSPHWITQVGHHFLGVPELTGKSVDPIFPNLFRYDFSLDVDVELAEACCEEGRRAGLVTKMMRNPRFRVDYGTITTLHMVRPQWDIPVVGISANNTPYYLDTKEGLDEMDLLGRATREAIRKTGRRAVLLASNTLSHWHFHEEPEIPEDMSKEHPERYDGYKWDIRMIGLMRQGRMRETFELLPQFIDEAFAEVKSGAFTWMHAAMDYPELPGRFYGYGSVIGTGNAIMEWNLQDAGLSRIAQPVRA from the coding sequence ATGAAAGACGGCGAAATCCTTTCGGGCTTCCTGGCCCCGCATCCTCCTCACCTGGTCTACGGCGAAAACCCGCCTCAGAACGAACCCCGTTCGCAGGGCGGCTGGGAAACGCTGCGCTGGGCCTACGAACATGCGCGCGACAGCATCGAAAGGCTCAAGCCCGACGTGCTGCTGGTGCATTCCCCGCACTGGATTACCCAGGTCGGCCATCACTTCCTGGGCGTGCCCGAACTGACGGGCAAATCCGTCGATCCCATCTTCCCCAACCTGTTCCGCTACGACTTCTCGCTGGACGTCGACGTGGAGCTGGCCGAGGCCTGCTGCGAGGAAGGCCGGCGCGCTGGCCTGGTCACGAAGATGATGCGCAATCCGCGCTTCCGGGTGGATTACGGCACCATCACCACGCTGCACATGGTGCGTCCGCAATGGGACATACCGGTAGTGGGCATTTCCGCCAACAACACGCCGTACTACCTGGACACCAAAGAGGGCCTGGACGAAATGGACCTGCTGGGGCGGGCTACGCGCGAGGCCATCCGCAAGACCGGGCGGCGCGCGGTGCTGCTGGCCAGCAATACGCTGTCGCATTGGCACTTCCATGAAGAGCCGGAGATTCCCGAGGACATGTCCAAGGAACACCCCGAGCGCTACGACGGCTACAAATGGGACATCCGCATGATCGGGCTGATGCGCCAGGGCAGGATGCGCGAGACCTTCGAACTGCTGCCCCAATTCATCGACGAGGCCTTCGCCGAGGTCAAGTCCGGCGCCTTCACCTGGATGCACGCGGCGATGGACTATCCCGAACTGCCGGGCCGCTTCTACGGCTATGGCTCCGTCATTGGCACCGGCAACGCCATCATGGAATGGAATCTGCAAGACGCCGGCTTGTCCCGCATTGCCCAACCCGTCCGCGCCTGA